One genomic segment of Alkalimarinus alittae includes these proteins:
- a CDS encoding twin-arginine translocation signal domain-containing protein, producing the protein MKDLNYTFFGNAKISRRRFVSGIAAGGALIGMGVTPNSASSKISPSKNNPTTLIGNQFNLNIGYLPINFTGSERIATSINNSVPAP; encoded by the coding sequence ATGAAAGATCTTAATTACACATTTTTCGGAAATGCCAAAATCTCAAGACGTCGGTTTGTATCGGGTATTGCTGCAGGAGGGGCATTAATTGGCATGGGCGTAACTCCCAACAGTGCATCGTCGAAAATTTCACCTTCAAAAAATAATCCTACCACACTAATTGGCAATCAGTTTAATCTTAATATCGGATACCTCCCCATAAACTTCACTGGCAGTGAACGAATAGCTACTTCAATAAATAATTCTGTTCCTGCGCCGTAA
- a CDS encoding DMT family transporter — MISSGSITLNNPNMVQGILFVLIAAIGIAVSNILLKRIANKVDIYNAMGLQLCIGAIPLGALNLYQGNILSLQLTLDYILILSVLTLFGTALPFVLWFWLLRRAPLFKLNVFSFLTPVFGLLIGYIYFFELLSPIQWLGIFITGIAIFMVGRSNEAIEISS; from the coding sequence ATCATAAGCTCAGGGTCAATTACACTTAATAACCCAAATATGGTTCAAGGCATATTATTCGTTCTCATTGCGGCCATAGGCATTGCCGTTAGTAATATTTTACTTAAACGAATTGCTAACAAAGTGGATATCTACAACGCCATGGGGTTACAGCTCTGTATCGGAGCGATTCCTTTAGGGGCCCTCAACCTTTATCAAGGTAACATACTGTCGTTACAACTTACTCTTGATTACATATTAATTCTATCAGTCCTGACATTATTCGGCACTGCGTTACCTTTTGTTTTGTGGTTCTGGTTATTACGAAGAGCGCCACTCTTTAAACTAAATGTTTTTAGTTTCTTAACACCTGTTTTTGGATTATTAATAGGATATATATATTTCTTTGAGTTATTGTCTCCTATTCAATGGCTAGGTATATTTATTACTGGAATTGCTATTTTTATGGTAGGTAGATCTAACGAAGCAATAGAGATAAGCTCATAA
- the tnpA gene encoding IS66 family insertion sequence element accessory protein TnpA yields MTKKRPKHDWPAIFATQKESGLTISEFCSKHKISSSAFYLNKQRHSTGNNFVEAKVVRQISEKVTQATRPKQTITLITQAGELSFPESISSDFLVSVIKGLS; encoded by the coding sequence ATGACAAAAAAACGACCCAAACACGACTGGCCAGCCATCTTTGCCACTCAAAAAGAAAGCGGTTTAACCATTTCAGAGTTCTGCTCCAAACATAAAATCAGCAGCTCTGCTTTCTATCTTAATAAGCAGCGTCACTCGACGGGCAATAACTTTGTCGAAGCGAAAGTTGTTCGACAGATATCTGAAAAAGTCACGCAAGCGACACGCCCTAAACAAACCATCACGCTAATCACCCAAGCCGGTGAGCTGTCTTTTCCTGAGTCGATATCATCTGACTTTTTGGTCAGCGTGATAAAGGGCTTATCATGA
- the tnpB gene encoding IS66 family insertion sequence element accessory protein TnpB (TnpB, as the term is used for proteins encoded by IS66 family insertion elements, is considered an accessory protein, since TnpC, encoded by a neighboring gene, is a DDE family transposase.) has product MKMFVQPSRIYLHRQFVDFRKSINGLSVIIESEMNLPAMSGALFIFCNKAKDKLKILYWDKTGFALWYKRLEKDKFKWPSRIDEACLELNEQQLSWLLEGYDVIGHQAVNYQNIM; this is encoded by the coding sequence ATGAAGATGTTTGTTCAGCCTTCGCGCATTTATCTTCATCGGCAATTTGTCGATTTCAGAAAATCGATTAACGGCCTTTCTGTGATCATTGAGTCTGAGATGAATCTGCCAGCCATGAGCGGTGCTTTGTTTATTTTCTGCAACAAAGCCAAGGATAAATTGAAGATACTTTATTGGGATAAAACCGGCTTTGCCTTATGGTATAAACGACTTGAAAAAGATAAATTCAAATGGCCAAGCCGTATTGATGAAGCGTGTTTAGAGTTGAATGAACAGCAGTTGTCTTGGTTGCTGGAAGGCTATGATGTCATCGGTCATCAAGCTGTCAATTATCAAAATATTATGTAA
- a CDS encoding lipase secretion chaperone has translation MNTKKTIIASSLFLAVVLLTSYLVSKPNHFGDTVTSVGAGNAETITSAKATNQRLLDDALNHKIVKIHSDNVPSLAGIEHETNILTDSEGNLRVDESLKELFEFYLSSIGEEPFEQVLQRIQSELDSQLKSPALEQALSLLKRYVDYKIELVSIDQEAPSPLVHSNSAIENIKHQKSQLSALRSSYFDPVEYQQFFEQEELYDNYMISRIEITRDQALDEETKRQNIDALEQTLPEEIRSVRKKVSLHGNLYARAEKMKSEGFSNEAVFQIREESLGTEAAEALAKLDDDRAQWQKRLTGYKQQRDAIIDSGLSQADQLRAINNIIDVNFSGTERLRVRALNSSL, from the coding sequence ATGAACACGAAAAAAACGATCATCGCAAGTAGCTTGTTTCTAGCTGTCGTTTTGTTAACGAGCTACCTTGTTAGCAAACCTAATCACTTTGGTGACACTGTAACTTCTGTAGGTGCAGGAAACGCTGAAACAATTACATCTGCAAAAGCAACAAACCAGCGGTTACTTGATGATGCCCTTAATCATAAAATAGTGAAAATTCACTCAGATAACGTCCCGTCATTAGCTGGTATAGAGCATGAAACAAATATTCTCACAGATAGTGAAGGCAATTTACGGGTAGATGAGTCTTTAAAAGAATTGTTTGAATTTTATTTATCTTCCATTGGTGAAGAGCCTTTCGAGCAGGTGCTTCAGAGAATTCAGTCAGAACTAGACTCTCAATTGAAATCCCCTGCGCTAGAACAGGCTTTATCCTTATTGAAACGCTATGTTGACTATAAAATTGAACTAGTAAGTATTGATCAAGAAGCACCAAGTCCACTGGTTCACTCAAATTCAGCTATTGAAAATATTAAGCATCAGAAATCTCAGTTGAGTGCTTTAAGGTCAAGCTACTTTGATCCGGTCGAATACCAGCAGTTTTTCGAACAAGAAGAGCTTTATGATAACTACATGATCTCTCGCATAGAAATAACCCGCGACCAAGCATTGGATGAAGAAACAAAGAGGCAAAATATAGATGCCCTAGAACAAACGCTTCCAGAAGAAATTAGGTCTGTTAGAAAAAAGGTCTCATTGCATGGAAACTTGTATGCACGTGCAGAAAAAATGAAATCTGAAGGTTTCAGTAATGAAGCGGTTTTTCAAATAAGAGAAGAGTCTTTAGGAACGGAGGCTGCAGAAGCCTTAGCAAAATTAGACGACGACCGAGCGCAATGGCAGAAGCGTTTAACAGGCTACAAACAACAACGAGATGCGATTATTGACTCCGGGCTTAGTCAGGCAGATCAATTGCGTGCGATCAATAACATAATCGACGTGAATTTTTCGGGTACTGAAAGGCTCAGGGTTAGGGCGCTAAATAGTAGCTTGTAG
- a CDS encoding esterase/lipase family protein has translation MKKILIPLATVLTIALSSQAQAGWFSDFFSYTKTKHPIVLVPGIFAFDTIAGIDYWYQIPASLEAKGAEVHVAKINAFDSSAMRGEALIAQLEEIQAASGGSIQKFNLMGHSQGGMTARYVMNVRPDLVASVTTMATPHTGSPLADLVTDIAPPESVQGVLFEVFANTVGNLVNLLSDNKKDQSDIYAMLGEFNEAGAAQFNANFPLGLPASECGAGPSNVTINGENIKLYSWGGTGHLTGGLDISDALFAITSLAFDEANDGVTGICSSHFGSILRDDYFMNHLDINNHVLGLVSIFETNPKTVFKNHANRLKKAGM, from the coding sequence ATGAAAAAAATATTAATTCCCTTAGCGACGGTATTAACAATCGCGCTTTCATCTCAGGCACAGGCCGGATGGTTTTCCGATTTCTTTAGCTATACAAAAACAAAACACCCTATCGTTCTAGTACCGGGTATCTTTGCTTTCGACACGATTGCAGGCATTGATTATTGGTATCAAATTCCAGCTAGTTTAGAAGCAAAAGGTGCTGAAGTTCATGTAGCAAAGATTAATGCATTTGATAGTTCTGCGATGCGTGGTGAGGCGCTTATTGCTCAACTGGAAGAAATTCAGGCAGCGTCTGGTGGTAGTATTCAGAAGTTTAATCTTATGGGCCACAGCCAAGGTGGTATGACGGCACGTTACGTTATGAATGTTCGTCCAGACCTAGTTGCTTCAGTCACGACTATGGCGACACCACATACAGGTTCACCACTTGCAGATTTGGTAACAGATATTGCTCCGCCAGAATCTGTGCAAGGCGTTTTATTCGAAGTATTTGCGAATACGGTTGGTAATTTAGTGAATTTACTTTCTGATAATAAAAAAGATCAGTCTGATATTTACGCAATGCTTGGTGAATTTAATGAAGCTGGTGCTGCACAGTTCAATGCTAACTTTCCGCTTGGCTTACCCGCATCAGAATGTGGAGCTGGGCCATCGAATGTTACGATAAACGGTGAAAATATTAAGTTATATTCTTGGGGCGGTACTGGGCATTTAACCGGTGGTCTTGATATCTCAGACGCATTATTTGCTATTACCAGTCTTGCATTTGACGAAGCAAACGATGGTGTTACGGGTATTTGTTCCAGTCACTTCGGCTCAATATTGCGTGATGATTACTTCATGAACCATCTTGATATTAATAACCACGTTCTAGGCCTTGTTTCTATTTTTGAAACTAACCCTAAAACCGTTTTCAAAAACCATGCTAATCGTCTAAAAAAGGCAGGTATGTAA
- a CDS encoding helix-turn-helix transcriptional regulator, whose amino-acid sequence MVHNINPSLLYLWDKRTLYIGPLFETLDLSQGAAALVVALDKPITFQTKEQLEPIECWSLLLPAGMSVRVETHNAIIVNCNLDPLGVDYSSLSRLMQKHENGIGYQLFCEDEFIADFWEMYRSQLESKPAYEYIEHLLTKNNQACMDCYDTDPRVVEVIKLIKQTIGDNLSLDDLALAVNLSASRLVQLFKQQTGVPIRRYRLWHRLYVTAILVGQGENLTEAAVAAGFNDSSHYCHTFRSMLGFTPSFLLAQPNKLRIIIPDETN is encoded by the coding sequence ATGGTGCATAACATTAACCCATCCTTGTTATATCTATGGGATAAGCGAACGCTATATATTGGCCCCTTGTTTGAAACTCTAGATCTATCACAAGGTGCAGCAGCCTTAGTGGTTGCCCTAGATAAACCTATAACCTTTCAAACAAAAGAACAATTAGAGCCAATAGAATGCTGGAGTTTGCTTTTACCAGCAGGTATGTCCGTTCGTGTAGAGACCCATAATGCGATTATTGTGAACTGCAATTTGGACCCGCTTGGCGTCGATTATTCTTCATTATCACGATTGATGCAGAAACATGAGAATGGGATAGGATATCAATTATTTTGTGAAGATGAGTTTATTGCTGACTTTTGGGAAATGTATCGATCACAATTAGAATCGAAGCCTGCATACGAATACATTGAGCACCTACTAACCAAGAATAATCAGGCTTGTATGGATTGCTACGACACTGATCCGCGCGTTGTGGAAGTAATAAAATTAATTAAACAAACAATAGGTGATAATTTATCACTTGATGACCTTGCGTTAGCTGTCAACCTATCAGCCTCACGCTTAGTTCAATTATTTAAGCAACAAACTGGTGTTCCAATTCGCCGCTATCGCCTATGGCATCGATTATATGTAACAGCTATTTTAGTCGGTCAGGGAGAAAATTTAACAGAGGCGGCGGTTGCGGCTGGCTTTAATGACTCATCACACTATTGCCACACTTTCAGGTCAATGTTGGGCTTTACGCCATCCTTTCTCTTAGCTCAACCGAATAAGCTTCGGATAATTATTCCTGACGAAACAAACTGA
- a CDS encoding TOTE conflict system archaeo-eukaryotic primase domain-containing protein, which produces MDSLEQELAHIETQLAAIEKEKSALLERKHLLQNQFTEKQIPAIQIETLSVDDKVALFSCLFKGRTDIFSRRWENKQGRSGYAVACSNEWRQGICHKPRIKCGDCQHRALSAIDYAVIYDHLAGKHTVGLYPLLQGDDCWLLAVDFDKSDWQQSITAYREICLDFSLPVLVERSRSGNGAHVWVFFEETVPAKDARRLGFSLLDKAMEKHAGLSFESYDRLFPNQDTMPEGGLGNLIALPLQNEPRKVGNSVFIDEQFKADTDQWAELAKVKRVSRRELYDLLDQLEDNSDNSLDLKPWEKSFPVKKDKIEGCPLKVAVVLANKIYIPIEGMPQALIARMKRVASFSNPVFFKTQALRFSTNGIPRFICLATIEQGYLCLPRGCFDEVTEILNQQEIQIEIDEKRQTGQKQKGIKFKGELRPDQKSAVKALSQHDVGVLHAPTAFGKTITAIGVIHKRKVNTLILVHSRQLLDQWKERLSMFLDNAEIGVIGGGKRKATGMIDVATYQSLINRTDNTVDPAVFEYGQVIIDECHHISAPNYERLLNEIHAKYVLGVTATPQRQDGHQPIIFMHAGPIRHAVASSKQNQFDQRVITKLISSIPPTEMLNPESRPHIAEVYRWLMESESRNQQIINDVALSVNEGRNPILLTERREHVELLSDLLKDKSISFTVLRGGMKVKERKDAMASLDESQVLIATGKYIGEGFDLPKLDTLFLALPISWKGSLAQYAGRIHRTAEGKEKVVIYDYVDNQLPMLQRMFQRRQKGYRALGYTVFESGSDGFIQGSLV; this is translated from the coding sequence ATGGACTCCCTAGAGCAAGAATTAGCACATATAGAAACTCAATTGGCAGCTATAGAAAAAGAAAAATCTGCCTTGCTCGAGCGTAAGCACCTTCTTCAGAACCAATTTACGGAAAAACAGATACCCGCTATTCAAATCGAAACACTCAGCGTGGATGACAAAGTGGCTTTGTTTTCCTGCCTCTTTAAAGGCCGAACCGATATATTTTCTCGACGATGGGAAAACAAGCAGGGCCGAAGTGGCTATGCCGTTGCATGCAGCAACGAATGGCGCCAAGGGATTTGTCACAAGCCTCGTATAAAATGCGGTGACTGCCAGCATAGAGCATTAAGTGCTATTGATTATGCGGTTATCTATGATCACCTTGCCGGCAAACATACTGTTGGTTTATACCCTCTTTTACAGGGTGATGATTGCTGGTTATTAGCGGTAGATTTCGATAAGTCAGATTGGCAGCAATCCATCACTGCATATAGAGAAATTTGTTTAGACTTTTCTTTACCAGTTCTCGTTGAGCGATCTCGATCCGGTAACGGTGCGCATGTTTGGGTATTCTTTGAAGAAACCGTTCCTGCGAAAGATGCTCGAAGATTAGGTTTTTCGCTATTAGATAAAGCAATGGAGAAACATGCCGGTTTATCCTTTGAGTCTTATGACCGACTGTTTCCTAATCAAGACACCATGCCTGAAGGCGGCTTAGGAAATCTTATTGCACTGCCCTTACAGAATGAACCTAGAAAAGTTGGAAATTCAGTATTTATTGATGAGCAGTTTAAAGCTGATACAGATCAATGGGCAGAGTTAGCTAAAGTAAAAAGGGTAAGTCGACGTGAGCTATATGATTTGTTGGATCAACTCGAAGACAACTCAGACAATAGTCTAGACCTAAAACCTTGGGAGAAATCTTTCCCTGTTAAAAAGGATAAAATTGAAGGCTGCCCTCTCAAAGTTGCCGTTGTTTTGGCAAACAAGATCTACATCCCCATCGAAGGAATGCCCCAGGCTCTAATTGCGAGAATGAAGCGCGTTGCCAGTTTCTCCAACCCTGTGTTCTTTAAAACTCAAGCGCTGCGTTTTTCAACCAACGGCATTCCTCGCTTCATTTGTTTGGCGACCATTGAACAAGGCTATCTGTGTTTACCAAGAGGTTGTTTTGACGAGGTTACGGAAATCCTAAACCAGCAAGAAATTCAGATAGAAATTGATGAAAAGAGACAAACAGGACAAAAACAGAAAGGCATCAAGTTTAAAGGGGAACTGAGGCCTGACCAGAAATCTGCCGTGAAGGCCCTAAGTCAACATGATGTGGGGGTGTTGCACGCACCGACAGCTTTTGGAAAAACGATTACTGCGATTGGTGTAATTCATAAACGTAAAGTAAACACACTGATACTTGTGCATAGTCGACAGCTGCTGGACCAATGGAAGGAGCGCTTGTCGATGTTTTTAGATAATGCCGAGATTGGCGTTATAGGTGGAGGTAAACGAAAGGCTACCGGGATGATTGATGTGGCAACGTACCAAAGCCTAATCAATCGAACCGACAATACCGTGGACCCTGCGGTTTTCGAGTATGGCCAAGTCATTATTGATGAATGTCACCACATTTCTGCACCCAACTATGAGCGTTTGCTTAATGAAATTCATGCGAAATATGTTCTGGGTGTGACCGCAACACCTCAAAGGCAGGATGGCCATCAACCCATTATATTTATGCATGCAGGGCCTATTCGGCATGCTGTTGCTTCATCAAAACAAAACCAGTTTGATCAGAGGGTTATTACTAAACTTATTTCTAGCATTCCGCCAACAGAGATGTTGAATCCTGAATCTCGACCTCATATTGCTGAGGTATATCGGTGGTTAATGGAGAGTGAGAGCAGAAACCAACAAATCATTAATGATGTGGCGCTTTCTGTCAACGAAGGTCGTAACCCAATCCTGCTAACAGAAAGGCGCGAGCATGTTGAGCTACTCAGTGATCTATTGAAAGATAAAAGTATTTCATTCACTGTTCTTCGTGGGGGAATGAAAGTGAAAGAACGCAAAGATGCAATGGCATCCTTGGATGAATCACAAGTGCTGATAGCGACAGGTAAATACATTGGAGAAGGGTTTGACCTTCCAAAACTCGACACACTATTTCTAGCGCTTCCGATTTCCTGGAAAGGGTCGTTAGCTCAATATGCTGGTCGTATTCATCGTACAGCGGAAGGGAAAGAAAAAGTCGTCATTTATGACTATGTGGATAATCAGCTTCCAATGTTGCAAAGAATGTTTCAGCGTCGCCAGAAAGGTTATAGAGCCTTAGGTTATACTGTTTTCGAGTCAGGATCGGATGGTTTTATTCAGGGATCATTGGTCTAG
- a CDS encoding DUF3047 domain-containing protein, which yields MAVVAIGLIGILVETTVMKLMFRYIRARVTLKVLFYFFLSIILACIAQAETGGTIPVGKFSSGGLEGWEEKLFNGKTSYVFVQLGDTTALKADSKASASGLVKKITVDIKKYPYLTWRWRVSNRLGQMDEKQKSGDDYAARIYVVVSGGLFFWNTKAINYVWSSNLPKGTSWPNAFAGSSARMYAIRSSDDQLETWYEEKRNVYEDFRKLFGSEVRYIHVVALMTDTDNSEGKVVSYYGDITFSQK from the coding sequence ATGGCGGTGGTGGCCATTGGCCTTATTGGGATATTGGTTGAGACGACTGTTATGAAGCTAATGTTCCGGTACATAAGAGCTAGGGTTACATTAAAAGTATTATTTTATTTTTTTCTTTCAATAATACTTGCTTGTATCGCACAGGCGGAAACAGGTGGCACCATTCCTGTTGGAAAATTTTCGAGCGGAGGATTGGAAGGATGGGAGGAAAAGCTCTTTAATGGTAAAACAAGCTATGTTTTTGTTCAGTTGGGTGACACAACTGCTCTTAAAGCTGACAGTAAAGCCAGTGCATCAGGGTTAGTAAAAAAAATTACTGTAGATATTAAAAAATACCCTTATCTGACTTGGCGTTGGCGCGTTTCAAATAGATTAGGCCAAATGGATGAAAAACAAAAATCTGGTGATGACTATGCAGCAAGGATATATGTTGTAGTATCTGGAGGCCTATTTTTTTGGAATACTAAAGCAATAAATTATGTTTGGTCGAGTAATTTGCCAAAGGGTACATCCTGGCCGAATGCCTTTGCAGGAAGTAGCGCACGAATGTATGCAATACGTTCTTCCGATGACCAGCTAGAAACGTGGTACGAAGAAAAACGCAATGTCTATGAAGATTTTAGAAAATTGTTTGGTTCAGAAGTGCGATATATTCATGTGGTCGCTTTGATGACTGATACTGATAATAGTGAAGGTAAGGTAGTTTCCTACTACGGTGATATTACTTTTTCACAAAAGTGA
- a CDS encoding phospholipase D-like domain-containing protein, with translation MFNNIDGATNRYNNTSCHCEESNGAVEQDATVIDPFSVYCEGDELFTAMLDAISNAEISIYLESYIFATDEVGQRFIVALQEKAMQGVDVRIHIDAAGSGNWLHGSFFKKMIPYGVKLKWFHRWAWKNPLQFNVRNHRKILVVDGTKAFIGGFNIHNESSRKMIGVQRWFDCHVAMSEPTAKAVERYFLEFWNGSRQFHLPVSDSPIYLLPNFSKKCRFRLRCEIGNMLKSAKESVRVATPYFVPDSFLLKRLIATASRGVRVELMVPRLSDNKCVDWAVKNYYTQLLMAGIEVYEYQPRMLHAKLMIVDDVKVMIGSANVDYRSLFVNFELVLITSNNALISSFRKLYSAAKTECHPISAAHWKRIAWRWWPLALLGYWLRRLL, from the coding sequence GTGTTTAATAATATCGATGGTGCAACGAACAGATATAACAACACCTCATGTCATTGTGAGGAGAGCAATGGTGCTGTTGAGCAAGACGCAACAGTCATAGATCCTTTTAGTGTCTATTGTGAAGGCGATGAGCTATTTACGGCAATGCTCGATGCGATTTCTAACGCTGAAATAAGTATTTATCTGGAATCATACATTTTTGCAACAGATGAGGTCGGCCAACGCTTTATTGTGGCCCTCCAAGAAAAAGCCATGCAAGGGGTTGATGTAAGAATACATATTGATGCTGCTGGCAGTGGAAATTGGTTACATGGTTCCTTTTTCAAAAAGATGATTCCATATGGCGTGAAACTCAAGTGGTTTCATCGTTGGGCCTGGAAAAATCCGCTTCAATTCAATGTACGAAATCATCGAAAAATATTAGTAGTGGATGGCACGAAGGCCTTCATCGGTGGGTTCAATATTCATAATGAAAGCTCTCGTAAAATGATTGGAGTGCAGCGTTGGTTTGACTGCCATGTAGCTATGTCCGAACCAACCGCTAAAGCGGTAGAACGTTATTTTTTGGAATTTTGGAATGGTTCGAGGCAGTTTCACCTTCCGGTCAGTGACTCACCTATCTATCTATTACCAAATTTCTCAAAAAAGTGCCGTTTTCGTCTGCGTTGTGAAATTGGCAATATGCTGAAGTCTGCCAAGGAAAGCGTACGGGTTGCAACGCCTTACTTTGTACCTGATAGTTTTTTGCTTAAGCGCTTAATAGCCACGGCTAGCCGTGGCGTACGAGTCGAATTAATGGTTCCCCGATTAAGTGATAACAAATGCGTAGATTGGGCCGTTAAAAACTACTACACGCAATTATTGATGGCAGGTATCGAGGTTTATGAGTATCAGCCTCGGATGCTCCATGCCAAGCTTATGATAGTGGATGATGTGAAAGTAATGATCGGTTCTGCCAACGTCGATTATCGTAGCCTGTTTGTTAATTTTGAACTGGTACTTATTACTTCTAATAACGCACTTATTTCCTCATTTAGAAAGCTATATTCAGCGGCCAAAACAGAGTGTCACCCAATTTCAGCAGCTCATTGGAAACGGATAGCATGGCGGTGGTGGCCATTGGCCTTATTGGGATATTGGTTGAGACGACTGTTATGA
- a CDS encoding alpha/beta fold hydrolase: MTSYLSNLRKRQGSGLHVVERPGSGPTIVLLHGLGGTHRYWLSVMDQVNFDSHLIMVDLLGFGDSPKPYCRYTVDLHLEALKEALGDRKNLTLVGHSLGAALALAYSARYPETVNRLILISCPYFGDKHTAYRWLRHKPSGWLLTNMMTTALTCLITRGITRQILLYILKDYPAEVVDDLVKHNVMSSTTSLWEVLYRYDLNDDAKKLPKTLPVICIHAEDDISAPVEGIKRLVRLHSNWRLILLDGTGHQPWLRAPKSCADIILGVPLMTHTNFITEF, from the coding sequence TTGACATCCTATCTCAGTAATCTTCGGAAACGACAGGGTAGTGGGCTTCATGTAGTTGAGCGCCCAGGTTCTGGTCCGACGATAGTTTTGCTGCATGGTCTTGGTGGTACACACCGGTATTGGTTATCGGTCATGGATCAGGTTAATTTCGATTCCCACCTGATTATGGTTGATTTACTGGGTTTTGGAGACTCACCTAAACCGTATTGCCGATATACGGTAGATTTACATTTAGAAGCCTTAAAAGAGGCTTTAGGTGATCGTAAAAATTTAACTCTGGTAGGACATTCTCTCGGGGCAGCGTTGGCCTTAGCCTATTCCGCACGGTACCCGGAAACGGTTAATCGCCTGATCTTAATCAGCTGCCCATATTTCGGTGATAAACATACCGCTTATCGGTGGCTAAGGCATAAACCCAGTGGCTGGTTATTGACTAATATGATGACTACCGCATTAACTTGCCTGATAACTAGGGGCATCACAAGACAAATTCTTCTTTATATACTGAAGGATTACCCTGCTGAAGTCGTGGACGACCTCGTTAAACACAATGTAATGTCATCTACGACGTCTCTTTGGGAGGTCCTTTATCGTTATGACCTTAATGATGATGCCAAGAAGCTTCCAAAAACATTACCTGTCATTTGTATCCATGCGGAAGATGATATTTCGGCACCGGTCGAGGGCATTAAACGCCTGGTACGACTGCATTCGAACTGGCGGCTAATCCTGTTGGATGGCACTGGTCATCAACCCTGGCTAAGAGCACCAAAATCCTGTGCAGATATTATTCTTGGCGTTCCATTGATGACCCACACTAATTTTATAACGGAGTTTTAG
- a CDS encoding DUF5676 family membrane protein: MSQGLSLKAAGHASSLFAAITFTLCVLFDLVFPERAMYQTWQALLPGFEWISWRSYFIGLIESYGYGWYVTLIWIPLYNVIASRDTPAEKKPSSCCKHGAGTEQT, encoded by the coding sequence ATGAGTCAAGGACTTTCACTAAAGGCGGCAGGTCATGCGAGTAGCCTGTTCGCTGCAATTACATTCACTTTATGCGTCCTGTTTGATCTGGTATTTCCTGAGCGGGCAATGTATCAAACCTGGCAAGCACTCTTGCCGGGTTTCGAATGGATCAGTTGGCGTAGTTATTTTATTGGTCTTATAGAGAGTTACGGATACGGCTGGTACGTTACGCTTATTTGGATTCCTCTTTATAACGTAATCGCGTCTCGTGACACACCGGCTGAGAAGAAGCCATCCAGTTGTTGTAAGCACGGTGCAGGTACAGAGCAAACGTAG
- a CDS encoding YHS domain-containing protein: MDGLFSFLLFAALFYFMMRHGCGSHSVHGHGGHHKKSTADNHVDPVCGQYVNVDEGYGKMYQGLLYRFCSRACLDKFETNLENYIQHPNPVDGGSS, from the coding sequence ATGGATGGTCTATTTTCTTTTCTATTATTTGCAGCACTTTTTTATTTTATGATGCGTCATGGTTGTGGCTCTCACTCCGTGCATGGGCATGGTGGACATCATAAGAAAAGCACTGCTGACAATCATGTTGATCCTGTTTGCGGGCAATACGTTAACGTAGACGAAGGGTACGGGAAAATGTACCAAGGTCTTCTTTATCGCTTTTGTTCAAGAGCGTGCCTGGATAAATTTGAAACCAATCTTGAGAATTATATTCAGCACCCCAATCCTGTCGACGGGGGCTCGTCATGA